The bacterium genomic interval GCCGTCGGGCGTGGCCACGCTGTAGCCGTAGTCGAAGCCCAGCACGCCGTACTCGCTCAGGGGCGAGTTGAGCACGGTGAAGGGCGCCTGGCCCTCCTCCAGGTTGGCCAGGGGAATCCACCGCTCGGCGGAGTCCGCGATGGTGAGGGCGGCGTGGCGGTGGCTGAAGGTGCCGCGCACGCTGTCCTGACCCGACAGGCGCACTGGGTGACCTTCGCGCAGCAGGGTGCCGAAGGCCAGGGCCTCGCCCAGGGCCCAGTCCAGGGCGCGACCCTCCTCGAGCAGGGTGCGGCGCTGTTCGTAGAGGCGGATCGCTTTGGGCAGCAGGGGGCGGTCGCCGGGCAGGGCCAGCAGGCGCCGTCCCGTGTCGAGCAGGAAGGCGTCGGCCAGACCGGTGGCGGGCGAGACCTGCTCGAAGTCCTCATCCCGGGCGCGCCGCAGCTCCCGCCACACACCGCCCAGGGACTCCCGCATGGGCACGACCGTCATCCGGGCCGCGGCGGCCAGCTCCTCCTCCATCTCGGCGCGGAAGGCGCGCTCGATCTCGCCCGCCTCGGCCTCGCTCATCTGGCCCTGCTCCACCAATTGGCGGCGATAGATGGTCAGGGCGTCGGGATGGCGGGCGATCGCCTCATAGAGCAGGGGCTGGGTGAAACGGGGTTCGTCGCCCTCGTTGTGGCCGTGCTTGCGGTAGCCCAGGATGTCGATGAAGACGTCCCGCTTGAACTCCTGGCGGAACTCGAGGGCGAGGCCCACCGCGTGGATGACCGCCTCCACATCGTCCCCGTTGACATGGAAGACCGGGGAGAGGGTCGTCTTGGCCAGGTCCGTGCAGTAGGTGCTGCTGCGGCCCTCCAGGTAGCCCGTGGTGAAGCCCACCTGGTTGTTGAGGACGAGGTGGATGGTCCCGCCCGTGCGATAGCCGGGCAGCCGGGACATCTGCAGCACCTCGGCGACGATGCCCTGCCCGGCGATGGCGGCGTCCCCGTGGATGAGGAGGGGGGCGATCCGGCTCTCGTCGCCGCCGTGGCGGGCCAGCAGCTTGGCCCGCACGATCCCCTCCACCACCGGATCCACCGCCTCCAGGTGGGAGGGGTTGGGCGCCAGGCTGAGGTGGACGCGGCGACCGTCGGCCAGCACCCGGTCCGAGGAGTAGCCCAGGTGGTACTTGACGTCGTTGGTGAAATCCACGTCCTCGTAGTCCAGGTCCTGGAACTCGGCGAAGAGCTGGGCGAGGGGCTTGCCCATCACGTTGACCAGCACGTTGAGGCGGCCGCGGTGGGGCATCCCGATGACGAACTCCTCGATCCCCAGCTTCGCCCCCGACCCGATGATGGCGTCGAGGGCGGGGATGACGGCGTCCACCCCCTCGATCGAGAAGCGCTTCTGTCCGGTGAAGCGGGTGTGGAGGAGCTTTTCGAGCAGGACGGTCCGCGTCAGCATGCGGTAGACGTGGCGGCGCTCCTCGGGCGCGAAGGAGCGCTGGTTGCGCGACCCCTCCATGCGCTGCTGCAGCCAGTCCAGGACGACGGGATGGCGGATGTAGCGGAACTCGACGCCCACCGAGCGGCAATAGGTCTCCTCGAGGAAGGCGATGATCTCGCGCAGGGGCGCCGTGCCGAGGCCCAGTTGGGAGCCGGCGTGAAAGGGGCGGTCGAGGTCGGCCGCCTCCAGCCCGAAGGTCTCCGGGTCGAGGGGAGGCCGATAGGGGCGCCGCGAGCGGACGGGATTGGTGCGGGTGAACAAGTGG includes:
- a CDS encoding 2-oxoglutarate dehydrogenase E1 component, which gives rise to MSPLPWLHQAEPRVVDAYYQQYLSQPETLPADWRRFFEGFEFARQAPEALAAARRTGGAEEDICGEPMRRVREDFARESRVLALIDGYRLRGHLFTRTNPVRSRRPYRPPLDPETFGLEAADLDRPFHAGSQLGLGTAPLREIIAFLEETYCRSVGVEFRYIRHPVVLDWLQQRMEGSRNQRSFAPEERRHVYRMLTRTVLLEKLLHTRFTGQKRFSIEGVDAVIPALDAIIGSGAKLGIEEFVIGMPHRGRLNVLVNVMGKPLAQLFAEFQDLDYEDVDFTNDVKYHLGYSSDRVLADGRRVHLSLAPNPSHLEAVDPVVEGIVRAKLLARHGGDESRIAPLLIHGDAAIAGQGIVAEVLQMSRLPGYRTGGTIHLVLNNQVGFTTGYLEGRSSTYCTDLAKTTLSPVFHVNGDDVEAVIHAVGLALEFRQEFKRDVFIDILGYRKHGHNEGDEPRFTQPLLYEAIARHPDALTIYRRQLVEQGQMSEAEAGEIERAFRAEMEEELAAAARMTVVPMRESLGGVWRELRRARDEDFEQVSPATGLADAFLLDTGRRLLALPGDRPLLPKAIRLYEQRRTLLEEGRALDWALGEALAFGTLLREGHPVRLSGQDSVRGTFSHRHAALTIADSAERWIPLANLEEGQAPFTVLNSPLSEYGVLGFDYGYSVATPDGLTIWEAQFGDFANGAQIIFDQFISCAETKWHQHSGLVCLLPHGYEGQGHEHSSARPERFLQLCAGANLQVANATTPANFFHLLRRQLKRPFRVPLIVLSPKSLLRHPAAVSPLADFGPGTAFRDVLDDEEADPGQVRRVLLCSGKLYYELDAARREGGRRDLAILRLEQLAPLPTARLAGALDRWSGAERWIWVQEEPENMGAWSWLQRVFRLRPLELVSRRAAAATATGMARRHRAEQRMLIDRAFA